The genomic stretch GGACTACGGCGCCCAAGCGGTCAGTCAGGCGCCGCCGGGAGTTACGAGTCCGCTTTCGTAGGCGATCACCACGAGCTGCGCCCTGTCACGGGCGGCGAGCTTCGTCAGGATGCGCGAGACGTGCGTCTTCGCGGTCATGGGGCTGATGAATAGCCTCTCGGCGATCTCGCCATTACTGAGCCCATGGGCGACTAGGCCCAGGATCTCGCGCTCGCGCTCGGTGAGCACGTGCAGGGCTGTCGGGTTCAGGCGGGAGATGCTGGGGCGCGAGGCGAACTCACGCACGAGGCGCCGAGTGATGCTTGGGGCGAGGAGCGCATCACCCTGCGCAATCACCCGAATCGCTTCGATGAGCTGATCGGGCTCTGTGTCTTTGAGCAGGAACCCGCTCGCTCCCGCCCGCAGTGCCTGGTAGACATAGTCGTCCGCGTCGAAAGTCGTGAGCACGAGCACACGCGGACCGTCTTCTCGCTTCTCATCGAGTATGCGCCGCGTCGCTTCGAGCCCGTCGGTACCCGGCATGCGCACGTCCATCAGCACCACGTCGGGTGAGAGTAGTGCCGTCATGGCGACGGCGCTCTCGCCATCCTCGGCTTCACCTACAACCTCCAGGCCGTCGGCCGCGTCCACGAGCACTCGGAAGCCGGCGCGCACAAGCGCTTGATCATCGGCGATAAGGACCTTGATCGTCATGAGGTTCCTCCAAGCGGGATGGTCGCGGTGACCTCGAATCCTCCACTATCGCGCGGACTTGCCGCAAACGTGCCGCCAAGAGCCTCGATCCGCTCGCGCATGCCGCGTATCCCATGGCCGTCAAGAATGGCGGCGGTATTCTGGCCGTCATCGCTTATGCGTAGTCTGAGCGCATCAGAGGCGTCTATGTGAACCTCGATATGCCGAGGTGATGCATGGCGCACCGCGTTTGTGAGCGCCTCTTGCACGATGCGGTAGGCCGAGACTGAAGCGAATGCGGGTATGGCTTCGAGGTTGCCGTTCAACACCAGGCTAACCCGGTATCCGGCGTCTCGGACCTGGGTGACCAGACGTTCAACATCGGTGATACCCGGGGTCGGCTCCAGTCGCGCGCCGCCCTCGTCAGTGCGCATCACGCCGAGCACGGAACGCACTTCGGCGAGCGCCTGCTTGCCGGTCAAGCGAATGTGACGGATAGACTCGCTTGCTTTCTCGGGATCTCGTCTCACGAGTGTCTCAGCCGCCGCGGCTTGCACTGTGACAATCGAAAGACTGTGTGCGAGGACGTCATGCAGCTCACGTGCTATCCGGATACGCTCTTCGCTAACGCGGCGGGACGCTTCCTCTTCGCGTGTGCGCTCAGCGTCTGTGGCTCGTTGCTTGAGCGCTTCGATGTACTCTCGTCGGCTACGGACGCTGTCGCCCAGGAACGCGGATGCGGACATGAGCACCACAGCGGAAACCGACTCGCGTAGCCAGCGCATGTCCTGCGAAGCGGTTAACAGCGGGATGGCGAGCACCGCGGCCAGCACGAGCGCCGCAATCCACCGGGGGCGCCTACGTGTGGCCATCGAGGCCGTGGTATAGAGCGCGATCATGGGGCCGAGTAGCGCGAACGCGGGCGGACGAGGCTCCAACGCATAAGCGAGGGCGAAACCGGTTGAAAGCGCGAGCGCTATTAGCGGGTTAGTGCGCCGTAGAGCGAGGGGGAGGAAACAGCCCGCGACGAGCAGGTACGTGAACGCGTCCGTAACTTGCGTTCCTATCGGCGGGGTGCCAGGAGGCAAGGGAGCCTTGCCTGCGAGTAATGAGTCAACGGTCCAGACTTGCAACATGGTCAGCATCGCAAGACCCACCGCCATCGCGGTGTCTACCGCGAGCGGGGACGCGTTCTCGATGCGCTGTCGAAGTAAGGCAAGCATGTAGTCATCGTAATGCGACGCGGGGCGCTCCGATAGCCACTCAGGGTGTATGTGCGCGTGCTACCGGGGGAGCACGTGGCGGCCCGCGACCCGAAATGGCTTCCACATGAGGGCGAGCGCACGGGGACATTCCTTTATTGCCGCGTGCTTCGGCGGACCATGACGCCCTGTGCGCGGTTACGCCCAGCGGTACGCCGGGAATCGTCGTGGGAGGACCGACGAGAAAGGTGGACGGACAGATGACTGATGACAAAGCGCGCGCGAAGCCAGCGCGTAAGTCTGCGTCGAAGAAGGCCGACGGACTCGCCGAAGTTCGTGCGAACATCGCCGAAATGCCCGAGCCTGACCGGATGATGGCCGAGAGATTTCACTCGATCATCGAGAGAACAGCGCCCTCGCTCACGCCCAGGATGTGGTACGGGATGCCGGCGTACGCGAAAGACGGCAAGGTGCTGTGCTTCTTCCAGAGCGCGTCGAAGTTCAAGGTAAGGTAC from Clostridiales bacterium encodes the following:
- a CDS encoding response regulator transcription factor, which gives rise to MTIKVLIADDQALVRAGFRVLVDAADGLEVVGEAEDGESAVAMTALLSPDVVLMDVRMPGTDGLEATRRILDEKREDGPRVLVLTTFDADDYVYQALRAGASGFLLKDTEPDQLIEAIRVIAQGDALLAPSITRRLVREFASRPSISRLNPTALHVLTEREREILGLVAHGLSNGEIAERLFISPMTAKTHVSRILTKLAARDRAQLVVIAYESGLVTPGGA
- a CDS encoding sensor histidine kinase gives rise to the protein MLALLRQRIENASPLAVDTAMAVGLAMLTMLQVWTVDSLLAGKAPLPPGTPPIGTQVTDAFTYLLVAGCFLPLALRRTNPLIALALSTGFALAYALEPRPPAFALLGPMIALYTTASMATRRRPRWIAALVLAAVLAIPLLTASQDMRWLRESVSAVVLMSASAFLGDSVRSRREYIEALKQRATDAERTREEEASRRVSEERIRIARELHDVLAHSLSIVTVQAAAAETLVRRDPEKASESIRHIRLTGKQALAEVRSVLGVMRTDEGGARLEPTPGITDVERLVTQVRDAGYRVSLVLNGNLEAIPAFASVSAYRIVQEALTNAVRHASPRHIEVHIDASDALRLRISDDGQNTAAILDGHGIRGMRERIEALGGTFAASPRDSGGFEVTATIPLGGTS
- a CDS encoding DUF1801 domain-containing protein, producing MTDDKARAKPARKSASKKADGLAEVRANIAEMPEPDRMMAERFHSIIERTAPSLTPRMWYGMPAYAKDGKVLCFFQSASKFKVRYATFGFEPEAALDDGAMWPTAFALTSLGDDEEKRIAALVKRALWPTAAVDTSGTE